The following coding sequences lie in one Fusarium poae strain DAOMC 252244 chromosome 1, whole genome shotgun sequence genomic window:
- the PKS40 gene encoding Highly reducing polyketide synthase 40 has protein sequence MAPEMSTPEPIAIIGMSCRFPGGASEPSRLWDTLSQGRSAWSEVPEDRFNMKAFYQRGDPHASTTNTAGGHFLDEDLSKFDSNFFGVKPLEARAWDPQQRLTLELAYEAFENAGLTIPQLWGSNTGVYVGQWSSDYSEVLARDPEYQELYHTLGAGPAITSNRVSFFFNLRGPSFTVDTGCSSSLVALHNAVQSLRNGESTMSLVGGVNVLLDPQRFTYQSKLKMFSPDGRSFSFDHRANGYGRGEGCGCVVLKPLSLAVKDGDRIRAVIRNSALNQDGRTPQGISVPSMDAQEELIRRAYAEVGLVPTETDYVEAHGTGTAVGDPIEAQAIAAVLAQTRKPGQEPLSLASVKGNIGHTESAAGIAGLIKSVLMLENQAIPPQVNYEKPNPKIPLDKWNLQIPTRFEDKPLRRISVNSFGYGGTNAHVIVDRVGEHNHSNGTNGTNGAHHHNGTNGSNGTHGTNGTSGFHDTESISDIASDRPRVFVVSGAEEQSCHQNAERLAQYLTKLPASLLEDSDEFLDKLAVSVNKRTVHDYSASVIAYDGEDLLAQLDVLQQTPVAIRAPVKSGARVGYVFGGQGAQYYNMGREMIKSWTPFRQSLDRANAHLKTMGCQWDLLTELGHEKAQDSHVDEPEYGQTLSTAVQLALVDTLIAVKMRPTSVVGHSSGEIAAAYAAGALSFEDALTVAYHRGRLTSQLIRTGISGGMLAVGSSPDTIQDYIEQVKATTKANVKIACYNSPTSVTLSGDSEAINAIAELLQDDDVFNRKLKTQGAAYHSQMMQAMEEEYRSAIAHIQPRPVDTSVTMMSSLLGKKLPAGFLLDGEYWARNLVSPVLFAGALRGIMVGDEHDGSSQHSPQVDLLLEIGPHATMQGAVKETLKGLGSSVRIQYLSCLKRKASAAENMLRTLADLFALGASVDLHYANIGFRTSLPSILNDLPPYAFNHDQRLWHDGRISHEFTHRQFLPHELLGNLSADVNHTEPRWRRFLRLKELPWLQHHVVQGQVIFPAAGYLAMSMEAMRRFTAFEAENQSKATVGYSFRNTSFSKALVLREDDADTEICLSLRPEARSARNSWQDWKEFRVFSISPGKGWSEHCRGRIRAVVDEGILADALKDTTGVKDRIAASVPHHITPNRLYATARQVGMEWYAPFDNVVTLQARTDLSVATNRMPTLLSSAHPFGPSTYVVHPGMLDSTLFHGLVASVLVEQEVKAPVVPTFLEQFTVSTAIQVPEGAELRTFSISREEGSCWSAQIELNGESVMSFHGLRTAQLPSDVITTRPHQLAHSPEWVSHYPSMTREQIIDNCINSVPAGSARQRNIVLYADVRAHVERALSQIQPDQVASGHQQPWYNWMKSFLATEPESGETVSEAREATKSEKFVGFDAVKIIGENLEQLLTGEVNSLSLLSTDDMLGRLYSEERNQRCYTQISAYCKAVGLYNPALKMLEVGGGTASATLPLLQALSHQSHPLVSQYDFTDLSTAFFAAARERLGQYGQNVNYEAFDLAQNPETQGFEPGSYDIIVACNVVHATPSIASSLEHIRQLLRPGGTLVLMEITNGDPFYQLIFGSLSGWWSGVDEGRESTAILSEDEWKQVLAEQSYQSDPIMVGDYATSEGGTISVIFAKTPVESQRDHLSETSLHFVNSLFADSSTGYLDNVAEHLEQRPELGLRQITTGNFEAMQDIDKTVVVIDPETIEALAGRMDASLWGKFQKCALSCKGLLLVSRGATGSSVVPEGALAVGFARSMRLEQHGIRYITLDLDPNINHDANELSRVLAQLLTSETFDFDRTISDADYEFAERKGQLHVNRLFPNVKLEESVAHSTGRSKPEQTEFLNTSRPLKVELGVDGLLETFRWVDDHQHARSLAPDEVRIECRAASINFRDVLIATGGLGGAGTMMNDCAGTVVEVGSNMTSRYSVGDRVCSYYAQSYNNYPIVDGQHCAKIPDNVSFALGASLPIVWATTYHSLVNVAKLKAGESILVHAAAGAVGQAAVILAQHLGAVVYATCGSQEKRERLESMGVHPDHIFTSRSPAFGPALRAATKNKGVNVILNSLAGELFRESLECLTSFGRFIEIGKKDFLDDALMPTKFLLQNITFACVDLVQMINEDKPLVHRLLNDVVELVASGQLKDEVNLQLYKLGEIESAFRLISAGKHMGKVILTVDQGETVLALPATPNIPKLLPDATYLLVGGFGGLGVRLIRWLASRGAKTIVTMSRSGAKSPAAKTCIEEMHSIGVKIIAKSCDISSKEALEAVVKELQDVDGLSPVRGVINAAMALEDAMFDQMTHQQWVSSLAPKVAGTRNLDEVLPNDMDFFVVLSSIAGIIGHQAQANYAAACTFQDAFMHYRRSQGRASFAIDVGVVSDAGFVSEAPAVFSNMKRQGFSFISVAELLATLDYALSNNGPDCQASIGVMAEASPNNAEWLEQRRISHLVKDSANGTAALGDGSGSDADHIGHIRSAKTAEEALEAVGQAVLAELSKLTVTPVDRILPHRTLDSYGVDSLVAVELRNWVVAIVAADLSLLLIRESRSIEELIHLVAGKSRLVPAKLQEAVSKLS, from the exons ATGGCTCCTGAAATGTCAACTCCAGAGCCAATTGCCATCATTGGCATGAGTTGCCGCTTTCCGGGTGGTGCTTCGGAGCCATCCCGTCTGTGGGACACCCTCTCTCAAGGAAGATCAGCGTGGAGTGAAGTTCCTGAAGACAGATTTAATATGAAAGCCTTTTACCAACGCGGAGATCCCCATGCAAGCACGACTAATACCGCTGGAGGTCACTTCTTAGATGAAGACCTATCCAAGTTCGACAGCAACTTCTTTGGAGTCAAGCCCTTGGAGGCTCGGGCCTGGGATCCTCAACAACGTCTCACCCTGGAGCTTGCCTACGAAGCATTTGAGAATGCTGGCTTGACCATACCTCAGCTTTGGGGATCCAACACTGGTGTTTATGTTGGTCAATGGAGTTCAGATTATAGCGAGGTTCTGGCGAGGGATCCAGAATACCAGGAACTCTACCACACTCTTGGTGCAGGTCCAGCAATTACGTCCAACAGAGTCTCATTCTTCTTCAATCTGAGAGGCCCAAGTTTCACAGTCGATACAGGCTGCTCATCTAGCCTTGTCGCATTGCACAACGCCGTGCAGAGTCTGCGCAATGGAGAGAGTACGATGAGTCTTGTCGGCGGTGTCAACGTCTTGCTGGATCCTCAGCGTTTCACCTACCAGAGCAAACTCAAAATGTTTTCGCCCGATGGTCGTTCATTTTCATTTGATCATCGCGCAAATGGCTATGGAAGAGGAGAAGGTTGTGGATGTGTCGTCTTGAAACCCCTTTCACTGGCCGTCAAGGATGGTGATCGAATCCGAGCAGTGATTCGAAACTCGGCACTGAACCAAGATGGCAGAACACCTCAGGGCATCAGTGTCCCAAGCATGGACGCTCAGGAGGAATTGATCCGACGGGCATATGCCGAGGTTGGGCTGGTTCCCACCGAGACAGACTATGTCGAGGCCCATGGAACAGGTACTGCAGTTGGTGATCCAATCGAGGCTCAAGCTATTGCTGCTGTCCTTGCTCAAACCAGGAAGCCAGGACAAGAACCTTTGTCTCTAGCCTCAGTCAAAGGAAACATTGGTCACACGGAAAGTGCGGCTGGCATTGCGGGCCTGATTAAGTCTGTCTTGATGCTCGAGAACCAGGCTATCCCTCCTCAGGTTAATTATGAGAAGCCGAACCCCAAGATCCCGCTGGATAAATGGAATCTACAG ATCCCGACTCGGTTTGAGGATAAACCACTTCGCCGTATCTCTGTGAACAG TTTTGGATATGGAGGTACTAACGCTCATGTGATTGTCGACCGCGTGGGCGAACATAATCACAGTAACGGTACGAACGGTACAAATGGTGCCCATCATCACAATGGCACCAACGGCTCAAACGGTACCCATGGCACCAATGGTACTAGCGGCTTCCACGATACTGAGAGCATATCCGATATCGCCTCGGACAGGCCTCGTGTTTTCGTCGTGAGTGGTGCCGAAGAGCAGAGCTGTCATCAAAATGCAGAGCGTCTTGCACAATATCTTACGAAACTCCCAGCATCTCTATTGGAGGACTCAGATGAGTTTCTCGATAAGCTGGCTGTGTCGGTCAACAAACGCACTGTCCATGACTACAGTGCTTCTGTCATTGCTTATGACGGTGAGGATTTGCTTGCACAGCTGGATGTCCTACAGCAGACACCTGTCGCAATTAGAGCACCCGTCAAGTCAGGAGCTCGCGTCGGATATGTCTTTGGAGGCCAGGGAGCACAATACTATAACATGGGTCGGGAAATGATCAAGTCTTGGACACCTTTCCGTCAATCTTTGGACAGAGCCAACGCCCACCTCAAGACTATGGGATGTCAGTGGGATCTTCTCACTGAGCTGGGCCACGAAAAGGCTCAGGACTCGCATGTTGATGAGCCAGAATATGGACAGACTCTATCAACTGCCGTTCAGCTGGCTCTAGTCGACACACTGATTGCTGTGAAGATGCGTCCGACATCCGTCGTTGGTCACTCCAGTGGAGAAATTGCTGCGGCTTACGCTGCTGGTGCCCTCTCATTTGAAGACGCACTGACAGTGGCGTACCATCGTGGTCGTCTCACATCCCAGTTGATCCGTACTGGCATCTCCGGTGGTATGCTTGCCGTGGGCTCATCCCCAGATACAATTCAAGACTACATTGAGCAGGTCAAGGCAACTACCAAGGCCAATGTCAAGATCGCTTGCTACAATAGTCCCACAAGTGTCACACTTTCTGGCGACAGCGAAGCTATCAATGCTATCGCCGAACTTCTTCAGGACGATGATGTTTTCAACCGCAAGTTGAAGACTCAGGGAGCTGCATATCACTCACAGATGATGCAGGCGATGGAGGAAGAGTACCGATCGGCAATCGCGCATATTCAGCCACGTCCCGTGGATACATCAGTCACCATGATGTCCTCGCTGCTAGGAAAGAAGCTGCCAGCTGGTTTCCTGTTGGACGGGGAGTACTGGGCTCGAAACCTTGTATCGCCAGTCCTCTTTGCTGGAGCTCTGAGGGGTATCATGGTAGGCGATGAGCATGATGGGTCATCACAGCATAGTCCTCAGGTCGATCTCCTGCTTGAGATAGGCCCTCATGCGACAATGCAAGGTGCGGTCAAGGAAACATTGAAGGGACTGGGGTCTTCGGTTCGCATCCAATACCTATCTTGTCTCAAGAGAAAGGCAAGCGCAGCCGAAAACATGCTACGCACTCTGGCTGATCTGTTTGCCCTGGGCGCCTCTGTTGATCTCCATTATGCAAACATCGGTTTCCGCACAAGCTTGCCATCCATCCTGAATGATTTGCCGCCCTATGCATTCAACCATGATCAACGTCTCTGGCATGATGGCCGTATATCCCATGAGTTCACTCACCGACAGTTCCTCCCTCATGAGCTTCTGGGCAATCTGTCCGCCGATGTTAATCATACTGAGCCCAGGTGGCGTCGTTTCTTGAGGCTGAAGGAGCTCCCCTGGCTGCAACATCACGTTGTGCAAGGTCAAGTTATCTTCCCAGCAGCCGGTTATCTGGCAATGTCAATGGAAGCAATGCGTCGCTTCACGGCGTTTGAGGCCGAGAATCAGTCCAAGGCTACTGTTGGCTACTCATTCCGTAACACTAGCTTTTCTAAGGCGCTAGTGCTCAGAGAGGATGATGCGGACACCGAGATATGCCTGTCGCTACGACCCGAggcaagaagcgcaaggaactcatggcaaGACTGGAAAGAGTTCCGAGTCTTTTCGATATCACCTGGTAAAGGATGGAGTGAACATTGCCGAGGTCGTATTCGCGCTGTTGTCGATGAAGGCATTCTTGCAGATGCTCTTAAAGACACAACTGGAGTCAAGGACCGCATTGCTGCCTCGGTTCCTCACCATATCACACCCAATCGGCTGTATGCCACTGCACGTCAAGTTGGCATGGAATGGTACGCTCCATTCGACAACGTCGTGACTCTTCAAGCAAGAACCGATTTGAGTGTGGCCACCAACAGAATGCCAACCTTGTTGAGCTCGGCTCATCCATTTGGGCCTTCTACATATGTCGTACACCCAGGCATGCTTGACTCAACTCTTTTCCACGGTCTAGTAGCCAGTGTCCTAGTTGAACAGGAGGTTAAGGCGCCTGTGGTGCCTACTTTCCTTGAACAATTCACTGTCTCAACTGCTATACAAGTTCCTGAAGGCGCGGAATTGCGCACTTTTTCTATTTCTCGGGAGGAAGGCTCTTGTTGGAGCGCCCAGATTGAGTTGAACGGGGAGTCCGTCATGAGCTTCCATGGATTGAGGACCGCTCAACTTCCTAGTGATGTGATAACTACTCGGCCTCATCAGCTGGCCCATAGTCCAGAGTGGGTAAGCCATTATCCAAGCATGACACGAGAACAAATCATCGACAACTGCATCAACTCAGTCCCTGCTGGATCTGCTAGACAGCGCAATATTGTTCTCTACGCAGATGTTCGAGCTCACGTGGAACGGGCTCTCAGCCAGATCCAACCAGATCAAGTTGCCTCTGGTCATCAGCAGCCTTGGTACAACTGGATGAAATCATTCTTGGCCACAGAACCCGAATCTGGTGAGACAGTATCCGAGGCTAGAGAGGCAACAAAATCGGAAAAGTTTGTTGGTTTTGACGCAGTAAAGATCATCGGAGAGAATCTTGAGCAGCTTCTAACAGGCGAGGTCAACTCTCTTTCCCTCTTGTCCACCGATGATATGCTCGGAAGATTGTACTCAGAGGAACGCAATCAACGTTGCTATACACAGATTAGTGCTTATTGCAAAGCTGTCGGCTTGTACAATCCAGCTTTGAAAATGCTTGAGGTTGGAGGTGGTACAGCTTCCGCTACCTTGCCCTTGCTACAGGCATTGTCTCATCAAAGCCATCCATTAGTTTCGCAGTACGACTTTACGGATCTTTCAACAGCTTTCTTTGCTGCCGCCCGCGAGCGTTTGGGTCAGTATGGCCAAAATGTCAATTATGAGGCCTTCGATCTTGCCCAGAACCCTGAAACCCAAGGTTTCGAACCTGGCAGCTACGATATTATCGTTGCATGCAATGTTGTTCACGCTACTCCCAGCATCGCATCATCTCTAGAGCACATTCGTCAACTCCTTCGTCCGGGTGGAACGCTGGTTCTTATGGAGATTACCAACGGTGATCCCTTCTACCAACTCATCTTTGGTTCCCTTTCCGGATGGTGGTCCGGTGTCGACGAGGGACGAGAATCCACTGCCATTCTATCAGAGGATGAATGGAAGCAGGTGTTGGCAGAACAAAGCTATCAATCAGATCCAATCATGGTCGGTGACTATGCTACATCTGAAGGAGGCACGATTAGTGTCATCTTTGCCAAAACTCCAGTCGAATCTCAACGTGATCATCTCAGTGAGACTTCACTACATTTCGTGAACAGTCTATTCGCCGATTCTTCAACAGGTTATCTTGACAATGTTGCTGAACACCTTGAGCAGAGACCCGAGCTTGGCCTACGACAGATCACGACCGGCAACTTTGAGGCCATGCAAGATATTGATAAGACTGTAGTGGTGATCGATCCTGAGACAATCGAGGCTCTCGCGGGTCGTATGGATGCATCTCTATGGGGGAAGTTCCAAAAATGCGCCTTGTCCTGCAAGGGTCTGCTCTTGGTTTCTCGGGGCGCAACTGGTAGCTCGGTTGTTCCTGAAGGTGCTTTGGCCGTTGGCTTCGCCCGATCCATGAGGTTGGAACAGCACGGCATTCGATACATCACGCTCGATCTTGACCCAAATATCAACCACGATGCCAATGAGCTGAGCCGGGTGCTAGCTCAACTCCTGACCTCAGAGACGTTTGACTTTGATCGCACTATCTCCGATGCTGACTATGAATTTGCTGAGCGCAAGGGACAACTGCACGTAAATCGACTGTTCCCCAACGTCAAGCTCGAGGAGAGTGTAGCCCACTCCACTGGAAGAAGCAAGCCTGAGCAGACCGAGTTTCTGAATACTTCACGTCCGCTCAAGGTCGAGCTCGGCGTGGATGGACTGCTCGAGACCTTCCGATGGGTCGACGACCACCAACATGCGCGCAGCTTGGCACCAGATGAAGTTCGCATTGAGTGTCGCGCTGCCAGTATCAACTTCCGTGACGTTCTCATTGCTACTGGTGgactcggcggtgctggaaccATGATGAATGACTGTGCCGGTACAGTGGTCGAGGTCGGCAGCAATATGACGTCGCGTTATTCAGTTGGTGATCGAGTCTGCAGTTACTACGCTCAGTCTTACAACAACTACCCCATCGTTGATGGACAGCATTGTGCAAAGATCCCAGACAATGTCTCCTTTGCGTTAGGTGCATCTTTGCCAATCGTGTGGGCAACGACATATCATTCACTTGTCAACGTGGCCAAGCTCAAAGCGGGAGAGTCCATTCTGGTtcatgctgctgctggagcGGTCGGCCAAGCCGCCGTCATCCTGGCTCAGCACCTGGGGGCCGTGGTATATGCTACTTGTGGCTCGCAGGAGAAGCGCGAACGTCTTGAAAGCATGGGCGTCCACCCCGACCATATCTTTACAAGTCGCTCTCCCGCCTTCGGCCCTGCACTTCGTGCCGCGACCAAAAACAAGGGCGTCAATGTCATCTTGAACTCTTTGGCCGGGGAGCTGTTCCGGGAGTCACTGGAGTGCCTCACATCCTTTGGTCGATTTATCGAGATTGGCAAGAAGGATTTCCTCGACGATGCATTGATGCCAACCAAGTTCTTGCTTCAAAACATCACCTTTGCATGTGTTGATCTGGTTCAGATGATTAATGAGGACAAGCCACTGGTTCACCGTTTGCTTAACGATGTAGTCGAATTGGTGGCAAGTGGACAATTGAAGGATGAAGTAAACCTGCAACTGTACAAGCTTGGAGAAATTGAGTCCGCCTTCCGCCTCATTTCAGCCGGAAAGCACATGGGCAAAGTCATCTTGACAGTCGATCAAGGCGAGACTGTTTTG GCTCTTCCAGCAACTCCCAACATTCCAAAGCTCCTGCCGGATGCCACCTATCTTTTGGTTGGTGGTTTCGGCGGCCTTGGAGTGCGTCTCATCAGATGGCTTGCTTCAAGAGGCGCAAAGACTATTGTGACCATGTCTCGATCAGGAGCCAAGTCCCCTGCTGCAAAGACGTGTATCGAGGAGATGCACAGCATTGGCGTGAAAATCATTGCCAAGTCTTGCGATATTTCTTCCAAGGAGGCTCTAGAGGCTGTGGTAAAAGAGCTTCAGGATGTTGACGGACTGAGCCCAGTTCGCGGTGTTATCAATgccgccatggccctcgag GATGCCATGTTTGACCAGATGACCCATCAACAATGGGTGTCATCGTTAGCACCCAAGGTTGCTGGCACCCGAAACCTGGATGAGGTTTTGCCAAACGACATGGACTTTTTCGTTGTTTTGTCTTCGATTGCTGGAATCATCGGTCATCAAGCTCAGGCGAACTACGCAGCAGCTTGTACTTTCCAAGATGCTTTCATGCACTATCGCCGAAGCCAAGGTCGAGCCTCATTTGCAATCGATGTTGGAGTTGTTAGCGATGCTGGCTTTGTCAGTGAGGCTCCGGCTGTCTTCTCCAACATGAAACGCCAGGGCTTCTCTTTCATCTCAGTAGCTGAGCTCCTTGCGACGCTCGATTATGCTCTTAGCAACAACGGGCCAGATTGTCAAGCCAGTATTGGTGTAATGGCTGAGGCTAGTCCCAACAACGCTGAATGGCTGGAGCAGAGGCGAATCTCGCATTTGGTCAAAGACTCTGCTAATGGTACGGCGGCTTTGGGCGACGGCAGTGGCAGTGATGCAGATCACATTGGCCACATCAGGAGTGCAAAGACAGCCGAGGAGGCTCTCGAGGCTGTGGGACAAGCAGTTCTAGCTGAGTTGAGCAAACTGACCGTCACTCCAGTGGATCGAATCCTTCCTCACCGGACGCTCGATTCCTATGGCGTCGACTCGTTGGTGGCGGTGGAGTTGCGAAATTGGGTTGTGGCAATTGTAGCAGCGGATCTCTCCCTTCTCTTGATTCGTGAGTCCAGGAGCATTGAGGAACTCATCCACTTGGTTGCAGGGAAATCAAGATTGGTCCCGGCCAAGCTTCAGGAGGCTGTCTCAAAGTTGTCTTGA